One Watersipora subatra chromosome 4, tzWatSuba1.1, whole genome shotgun sequence genomic window carries:
- the LOC137392873 gene encoding forkhead box protein N4-like has product MQIKNLFYDDTMDCYRTAGADSYAADIPELMASNMELLQQEDHMKEPTSYQPLTSAHMLMDGYRSISQDNYTSSGSPDTFSNTSQENYAKSSQNYGTAAHQLQEYVQKFPVCSPIDSNISNLDWLQPIPPQPQHHPLTPESVGISIANNDQSVHNQSLTAKMLSLPNSVQISGGSINYVNMPSSTQQVYASSTKCSPASQPADCADSGYRARSDSSSSYVLSPNSTPSSTIAENPFPKPAYSYSCLIALALKNSQNGSLPVAEIYSFMMRHFPYFKTAPDGWKNSVRHNLSLNKCFEKIENPNADGTNSRKGCLWALNPAKAKKMDEEIYKWNKKDPLSIKRAMTHPEMLEMLSKGQEPFSPRNGIKRLASHGRPLPACNPLQHQTLHQPMHPHSSPSHSPKMRAVESTATPAIVSTCTASVLPPSITMAHHIPCPPGQQVMSNAERPHDMYGVNSGQHLTLDASLSDIPIQSGMFDDLPAELLDYQYTYSPTAFLLSPKKTSPPLSPTGQHTSELPAGVNNIPRGMLISLGQN; this is encoded by the exons ATGCAAATCAAGAACTTGTTTTACGACGACACAATGGACTGCTACCGGACGGCTGGTGCAGATTCATACGCAGCGGACATTCCAGAGCTGATGGCCTCAAATATGGAGTTGCTTCAGCAGGAAGATCATATGAAGGAGCCGACCTCGTACCAGCCACTAACATCCGCACACATGCTTATGGACGGCTATCGAAGCATTTCCCAGGATAACTATACGAGCAGTGGCTCCCCAGACACCTTTAGCAACACTTCGCAGGAGAATTATGCCAAAAGTTCGCAAAATTACGGAACAGCCGCCCATCAACTACAAGAATATGTCCAAAAGTTTCCCGTTTGCTCTCCCATCGACTCAAATATTTCTAACCTCGATTGGTTACAGCCAATACCGCCCCAGCCACAGCACCATCCTCTCACTCCCGAATCTGTTGGAATTTCTATTGCAAACAACGATCAATCCGTCCACAATCAAAGTTTGACAGCTAAAATGCTAAGTTTACCAAATAGTGTGCAGATCTCAGGGGGTAGTATTAACTACGTAAACATGCCAAGCAGCACGCAACAGGTTTACGCATCATCCACAAAATGCTCACCCGCTTCACAGCCAGCTGACTGCGCTGACAGCGGTTATCGAGCTCGAAGTGATAGCAGCAGCAGTTATGTTCTTTCACCAAACTCGACCCCTTCATCAACCATAGCTGAAAACCCATTCCCCAAACCGGCGTACTCCTACAGTTGCTTAATCGCTCTCGCGCTAAAGAACAGCCAAAATGGAAGTCTACCAGTCGCTGAGATCTACAGCTTCATGATGAGGCATTTTCCATACTTCAAAACTGCTCCGGATGGCTGGAAG AATTCTGTGAGGCACAACCTTTCATTGAACAAGTGCTTCGAAAAAATAGAGAATCCAAACGCAGATGGAACAAATTCACGCAAAGGTTGCCTTTGGGCTCTGAATCCAGCAAAGGCTAAAAAGATGGATGAAGAAATTTATAAATGGAACAAGAAAGATCCATTATCTATTAAACGGGCCATGACACATCCAG AAATGCTTGAGATGCTCTCCAAAGGTCAAGAGCCATTCTCACCACGAAATGGCATAAAGCGTCTGGCAAGTCATGGCAGACCGCTGCCAGCCTGCAATCCCCTCCAACATCAGACGCTGCACCAGCCTATGCATCCGCACTCCTCACCCAGCCACTCTCCTAAGATGAG AGCTGTAGAAAGCACAGCCACTCCAGCAATTGTAAGTACATGCACTGCCTCTGTCCTGCCACCCTCTATAACCATGGCACATCACATTCCTTGCCCTCCTGGACAGCAAGTGATGAGCAATGCGGAGAGACCTCACGATATGTATGGTGTCAACAGTGGGCAGCATCTTACACTCGATGCGTCTCTCTCAGACATACCTATTCAG AGCGGGATGTTTGATGACCTGCCTGCTGAACTCCTTGACTACCAGTATACATATAGCCCGACAGCATTTCTTCTTTCACCAAAAAAGACTTCTCCTCCTCTCAGTCCAACAG GTCAGCATACCAGCGAGCTGCCGGCCGGTGTGAATAACATACCTAGAGGAATGCTGATATCTTTGGGTCAAAACTAG
- the LOC137393835 gene encoding major royal jelly protein 5-like — protein sequence MGIDRVMGIDRMTGIDRVTGIDRVTGIDRVTGIDRVTGIDRVTGIDRVTGIDRVTGIDRVTGIDRVTGIDRVTGINRVMGIDRVMGIDRVVGIDRVMGIDRVMGIDRVMGIDRVMGIDRMMGIDRVMGIDRVMGIDRVMGIDRVTGIDRVTGIDRVTGIDRVTGIDRVMRIDKVMGIDRVMKNR from the coding sequence ATGGGAATAGATAGAGTGATGGGAATAGATAGAATGACGGGAATAGATAGAGTGACGGGAATAGATAGAGTGACGGGAATAGATAGAGTGACGGGAATAGATAGAGTGACGGGAATAGATAGAGTGACGGGAATAGATAGAGTGACGGGAATAGATAGAGTGACGGGAATAGATAGAGTGACGGGAATAGATAGAGTGACGGGAATAGATAGAGTGACGGGAATAAATAGAGTGATGGGAATAGATAGAGTGATGGGAATAGATAGAGTGGTGGGAATAGATAGAGTGATGGGAATAGATAGAGTGATGGGAATAGATAGAGTGATGGGAATAGATAGAGTGATGGGAATAGATAGAATGATGGGAATAGATAGAGTGATGGGAATAGATAGAGTGATGGGAATAGATAGAGTGATGGGAATAGATAGAGTGACGGGAATAGATAGAGTGACGGGAATAGATAGAGTGACGGGAATAGATAGAGTGACGGGAATAGATAGAGTGATGAGAATAGATAAAGTGATGGGAATAGATAGAGTGATGAAGAATAGATAG